In Anaerobaca lacustris, a single genomic region encodes these proteins:
- a CDS encoding tetratricopeptide repeat protein codes for MTSGLFRRVFYSLRPKVEKAWRSKEVLRAYDAGEYKLPYEVTCAIMAKKGWWSEEGDLYLVWADLELRVTHDGHRALELLDKARQLGCSEDAYYLTKRGEALWAVGNEQQALEYFERSATTSPSLPYLSNFAWALSFVKDPRALDVWKRIVQESPDNCRAHAYFGLETLRSGDRDEALRRAEEAERLQSSSSDAYEVGLLYHELNRVETAIGKYEAALELGYEPKGIPRAAIADCLLALGQESAARESADRAIRDTPDDDYVKEIWKRCQREGESLE; via the coding sequence ATGACCAGCGGGTTGTTCAGAAGAGTGTTCTATTCGCTCCGTCCCAAGGTAGAGAAGGCTTGGCGTTCCAAGGAGGTCCTTCGCGCCTATGATGCAGGTGAATACAAGTTGCCTTATGAAGTGACGTGCGCGATCATGGCCAAGAAAGGATGGTGGTCGGAGGAAGGGGACTTGTATTTGGTCTGGGCTGATCTGGAACTCCGGGTGACTCATGATGGCCATCGAGCGCTGGAGCTTTTGGACAAGGCCCGCCAGCTTGGTTGCTCGGAGGATGCTTACTATCTTACCAAGCGAGGCGAGGCGTTGTGGGCAGTGGGTAACGAGCAGCAGGCACTGGAGTACTTTGAGAGAAGCGCGACAACCTCACCAAGCCTGCCGTATCTGAGCAATTTCGCTTGGGCATTGTCTTTTGTGAAAGACCCGCGCGCGCTGGATGTCTGGAAACGTATTGTACAGGAGTCACCCGACAACTGTCGTGCCCATGCATACTTCGGCCTTGAGACGCTCAGGTCCGGTGACCGCGACGAAGCTTTGCGCAGGGCGGAAGAAGCTGAAAGACTCCAGTCCTCAAGCAGCGACGCCTACGAGGTGGGGCTGCTGTACCATGAGCTCAATCGAGTCGAGACAGCAATTGGCAAATACGAGGCGGCTCTGGAACTTGGCTATGAACCAAAAGGAATACCGCGTGCCGCCATTGCTGATTGTCTCTTGGCCTTGGGCCAAGAGTCTGCTGCACGCGAGTCTGCCGACCGCGCGATCCGAGACACTCCGGACGACGATTATGTGAAGGAAATATGGAAGCGATGTCAAAGAGAGGGAGAGAGTTTGGAATAA